In a single window of the Candidatus Dependentiae bacterium genome:
- a CDS encoding NupC/NupG family nucleoside CNT transporter gives MFNLLAHLLDQNRYMGFVGILTILTIAFVFSNNKKRIRPKLVINALLMQILFALFIVKTTFGNAILSFISRGVAKLYDFANVGSSFVFGKLTDTAGPWGLIFAIKVATIIIFFGALMAILFHFKIIQFFVKYISFAIRPVLGTSGAETLCATAKCILGQTEAPLLVKNYLPSMTDSEIFVIMVSGMATISGAILAVYGAMGVSMIHMFSASVMAIPGAILVAKILYPEVEKPKTMSGESVDMPVETSNVLDAVSRGTTDGLKLAVNILAMLITFISLIAMINYMLSSAGLFTLNDIFAKIFSPIAFLLGVPSQDVYTAGSLLGQKLVINEFVAYSSFVKANLADRTQVILTYALCGFANFSSIGIQIGGIGALCPTKRHVLIRLGFKALLGGTLVNLLNAAIISLII, from the coding sequence ATGTTTAATCTTTTGGCACATTTGCTAGATCAAAATCGTTACATGGGGTTTGTTGGAATTTTAACAATTTTGACAATTGCTTTTGTATTTTCAAATAACAAAAAAAGGATTCGTCCTAAATTAGTCATTAACGCACTTTTGATGCAAATTTTATTTGCGCTTTTTATTGTTAAAACAACTTTTGGAAATGCAATTTTGAGTTTTATTTCAAGAGGTGTTGCAAAGCTTTATGATTTTGCAAATGTTGGTTCGAGTTTTGTTTTTGGAAAGCTTACTGATACCGCAGGTCCTTGGGGTTTAATTTTTGCTATCAAAGTTGCAACTATAATAATATTTTTTGGTGCATTGATGGCTATTTTATTTCATTTTAAAATTATTCAATTTTTCGTAAAATATATTTCTTTTGCGATTCGTCCAGTTTTGGGAACATCAGGTGCAGAAACATTGTGTGCGACTGCAAAATGCATTTTGGGACAAACTGAAGCGCCGTTACTTGTCAAAAATTATTTACCATCGATGACCGATTCTGAAATTTTTGTGATTATGGTTAGTGGTATGGCAACAATCAGCGGAGCGATTTTAGCTGTTTATGGTGCTATGGGTGTTTCTATGATTCATATGTTTTCTGCAAGCGTGATGGCGATTCCAGGAGCTATTTTGGTTGCAAAAATTTTATATCCAGAAGTTGAAAAACCAAAAACAATGAGCGGTGAAAGTGTAGATATGCCGGTAGAAACAAGCAATGTTTTAGATGCTGTTTCACGAGGAACAACGGATGGCTTAAAGTTAGCTGTTAATATTTTGGCAATGCTTATAACCTTTATAAGTTTGATTGCGATGATAAATTATATGTTATCTTCCGCTGGACTTTTTACATTGAATGATATTTTTGCTAAGATCTTTTCGCCAATTGCGTTTTTGCTAGGTGTTCCTTCGCAGGATGTTTATACAGCAGGGTCTTTGCTTGGTCAGAAATTAGTGATTAACGAATTTGTAGCATACAGCAGTTTTGTAAAAGCAAATTTAGCAGATAGAACACAAGTGATTTTGACATATGCTCTTTGTGGTTTTGCTAATTTTTCCAGTATTGGAATTCAAATCGGCGGAATTGGTGCGTTGTGCCCAACAAAGAGACATGTTTTAATTCGTTTAGGATTTAAAGCGCTTTTGGGTGGAACATTGGTTAATCTTTTGAATGCAGCGATAATTTCGCTAATAATTTAA